GGTTCTTGTCCAGGACAACGATGGCAAAGGCCATCAATTTACCCTCGTTGAAAGTGTCGACAGTAATCCTTCCGAAGGTAAGATCTCTATTGACTCACCAGTTGGCAAAGCTCTTCTGGGCAGATCAGAGGGAGATAGAGTTGAGGTTCGTACACCGGCAGGTTTGCGTGACTTTCTGATAGTTAGAATAGGCTTGGCTGATGAAGCAGTAATTCCTGATCCGGCGCAAGCTGAGCACGTGGTATCTCAAACCATTCCCACGACGTTGCCAATTCACGAATGCAGCGAATCGGGTATAGAGACCCCACCGAATGAAAAGCGGAGGGAAGGCAAGGAAAAAGCAAGGCAGGCCGCAGCACTGAAAAAGGCTGGAGTCCGCCTTACAAAAGGACAGATGCCAAAAGCCGCCAAGAAGAAATAGAGATAGATCCCTTGAAGGCATGCGCAATTTGCCAACTGGCGCACGAGGTGGGAGGTTGCGTCATGGTTAGGAAGAGTATTCGGACATCACAGGGTGAAGCCCTCGGCTTTCGAGATGCTGCGGGCGTCCGTTTCATGCGCAACATGGAGAAGGGGGCGCAAGCCCGCTGTGCGAAGTGCAAGAAAACGGTGACGGTTGCAGGCCCGAAAGCCACCCTTCTGAAGGGAGAGCGCCCCGCGATTGCAGGTGAATGCCCAGATTGCGGAACCATCATTTATAGAATCGTCAAACTGTGAGTATGGCAGAGGCTATTTCCACCTGAAATGTCTGCTGAGCATGGGACGTGGCTGACTAGTGAATCCAGATATTCTCGAAAGAATGACTATTAGCGTTCTGCGACTCAACGTGACGCTGAGGATGCGACAGATGCCAAGTTGTACGATCCGAATGAGGACAGTAAGTCTGGGCTGCTGATTCTTCGGCGCGCGTCCTGACT
The nucleotide sequence above comes from Dehalococcoidia bacterium. Encoded proteins:
- a CDS encoding DUF5679 domain-containing protein, with translation MVRKSIRTSQGEALGFRDAAGVRFMRNMEKGAQARCAKCKKTVTVAGPKATLLKGERPAIAGECPDCGTIIYRIVKL
- a CDS encoding GreA/GreB family elongation factor; the encoded protein is MKGKGLSGTEKGLLKIVSELDYLCSVRRREITELQEQSRAAGGIVCNAEYETARYEQALVERRIRDLQDIVNRAAVMEPPAACCKAGFGTKVLVQDNDGKGHQFTLVESVDSNPSEGKISIDSPVGKALLGRSEGDRVEVRTPAGLRDFLIVRIGLADEAVIPDPAQAEHVVSQTIPTTLPIHECSESGIETPPNEKRREGKEKARQAAALKKAGVRLTKGQMPKAAKKK